In Aquimarina spinulae, a single window of DNA contains:
- a CDS encoding helix-turn-helix domain-containing protein, giving the protein MEQLKSGQHFGTNRKKIHLKGIILNEAVCDPNMDVPWHYHENAYFYYLLEGQLKEVNKKKSIDCSRGTLLFHNWQDAHYNASFKENTRFFHVELERNWFEKHHLKSNYIEGSIQYNSPSLKSIFNNIYTESLIKDNVTHISVEGLLLNAFSEILRNPDNKKTTTPPWVERVKEIIHIEDTENISLTWLANEVNIHPVYLSKQFSKYFHTNLGEYLRNVKIERAITLLNIGSLSNAQIAYKCGFSDESHFIRIFKRKYNITPKVYQKLIQGS; this is encoded by the coding sequence ATGGAACAACTGAAATCGGGGCAACATTTTGGAACCAATAGAAAAAAGATTCATTTGAAAGGCATTATCCTAAATGAAGCAGTTTGTGATCCTAATATGGATGTCCCTTGGCACTATCATGAAAACGCATACTTTTATTACCTCCTTGAGGGACAACTAAAGGAAGTAAATAAAAAGAAAAGCATTGATTGTTCAAGAGGAACTTTATTATTCCACAATTGGCAAGATGCTCATTACAATGCGAGTTTTAAAGAGAATACAAGGTTTTTCCATGTTGAATTAGAAAGAAATTGGTTTGAAAAACATCATCTAAAATCTAATTATATTGAAGGAAGTATTCAATACAATAGCCCGTCATTAAAAAGTATCTTTAATAATATTTACACTGAATCATTAATAAAAGATAATGTTACCCATATTTCTGTGGAGGGTCTATTGTTGAATGCCTTTTCGGAAATTTTAAGAAATCCTGATAATAAAAAAACTACTACCCCACCTTGGGTTGAAAGGGTAAAAGAAATAATTCATATTGAAGATACCGAAAATATTTCACTTACTTGGCTTGCCAATGAAGTGAATATTCACCCTGTATATTTATCTAAACAATTTTCAAAATATTTTCATACAAACCTTGGAGAATATTTGCGTAATGTTAAAATTGAAAGAGCAATTACCTTGTTAAATATAGGAAGTTTAAGCAATGCACAAATTGCGTATAAATGTGGATTTTCTGACGAAAGTCATTTCATTCGTATTTTTAAGAGGAAATATAATATTACCCCAAAAGTTTATCAAAAACTCATCCAAGGAAGTTAA
- a CDS encoding DUF6985 domain-containing protein — protein MSKHKYWGEIQEDWAGFSAETEFISRYFDNKHIRIFLNEEYDEDGEEIEIIPSNNELDDFEKTYSNFITELDKVIEEIKEKTFERYLKLYAHHYENEEKSGEKPLNISNKESHFEYIKDINYIRILQDGNIKIPIHYKIDTEHGIEIRLENNKIISIGGIAET, from the coding sequence ATGAGCAAACATAAATATTGGGGTGAAATTCAGGAAGATTGGGCTGGATTTTCTGCGGAAACAGAATTTATATCACGCTATTTTGATAATAAACATATAAGAATATTTTTGAATGAGGAATATGACGAAGACGGTGAGGAAATAGAAATAATACCATCAAATAATGAACTGGATGACTTTGAAAAGACTTACTCGAATTTTATAACTGAACTAGATAAAGTTATTGAAGAAATAAAAGAAAAGACTTTTGAGAGATATCTAAAACTGTATGCTCATCACTATGAAAATGAAGAGAAATCAGGAGAAAAACCATTAAATATATCAAATAAAGAATCTCATTTTGAATATATAAAAGACATTAATTATATCAGAATTCTTCAAGATGGAAATATAAAAATTCCAATTCATTATAAAATTGACACAGAACACGGAATTGAAATAAGACTTGAAAACAATAAAATAATTAGCATTGGCGGAATAGCAGAAACGTAA
- a CDS encoding urocanate hydratase encodes MNFKEQILQGIPKTMPPKRSLDSKISRAPKRKQILSNEEKKLALKNALRYFPKDWHKELASEFLDELNTFGRIYMYRFMPEYVMYARPIDEYPAKTKQTAGIMLMIQNNLDHAVAQHPYELITYGGNGAVFQNWAQYVLTIQYLATMTETQTLHIYSGHPMGLFPSSKDAPRVVVTNGMMIPNYSKPDDWEKYNALGVTQYGQMTAGSYMYIGPQGIVHGTTITVMNAFRKTLKSEETPAGKIFLTSGLGGMSGAQPKAGNIAGCITICAEVNPKAAQKRHEQGWVDEIHDDLNDLVVRVQKAIDQKEIVSIAYQGNVVDIWERFYDENIYIQLGSDQTSLHNPWSGGYYPVGLSYEEANTLISNDPEAFKNKVQESLRRHANAINKHTARGTYFFDYGNAFLLEASRAGADIMAKNGIDFKYPSYVQDILGPMCFDYGFGPFRWVCTSGKPEDLDTTDQIALEVMEAIKKVSPKEIQQQMQDNITWIREAKQNKLVVGSQARILYADAEGRIKIAEAFNKAIKSGKISAPVVLGRDHHDVSGTDSPYRETSNIYDGSKFTADMAIHNVIGDSFRGATWVSIHNGGGVGWGEVINGGFGMLLDGTSEASEKLERMLFYDVNNGISRRSWARNEEAMFAIKREMERTPQLKVTLPNLVDEEFLEGFM; translated from the coding sequence ATGAATTTCAAAGAACAAATACTTCAAGGGATTCCTAAAACAATGCCTCCAAAGAGATCTTTGGATTCTAAAATTAGCCGTGCCCCAAAGAGAAAACAAATTCTTTCTAACGAAGAAAAAAAACTAGCGCTTAAAAACGCATTACGTTATTTCCCAAAAGACTGGCATAAAGAACTTGCCAGCGAGTTTTTAGACGAACTAAATACATTCGGTCGTATTTATATGTACCGTTTTATGCCAGAATATGTGATGTATGCTCGTCCTATAGATGAATATCCTGCAAAAACAAAACAAACAGCAGGAATCATGCTTATGATTCAGAATAACCTGGATCATGCAGTTGCACAGCACCCATACGAGTTAATAACCTATGGAGGTAATGGAGCTGTATTTCAAAATTGGGCACAGTATGTATTAACGATACAGTATCTGGCTACAATGACCGAAACACAAACGTTGCATATATACTCGGGGCATCCTATGGGATTATTTCCTTCTTCAAAAGATGCACCCAGAGTTGTGGTAACCAACGGAATGATGATTCCTAACTATTCAAAACCCGATGATTGGGAAAAATACAATGCTCTGGGGGTAACACAATACGGGCAAATGACCGCAGGAAGCTATATGTATATTGGTCCTCAAGGTATTGTGCATGGTACTACCATTACCGTAATGAACGCTTTTAGAAAGACATTAAAATCTGAAGAAACTCCTGCTGGTAAAATCTTTTTAACTTCTGGATTAGGAGGAATGAGTGGTGCACAGCCAAAAGCCGGAAATATTGCAGGTTGTATTACCATATGTGCAGAAGTAAACCCAAAAGCAGCTCAAAAACGCCATGAGCAAGGCTGGGTAGATGAAATCCATGATGATTTAAATGATTTGGTAGTCCGAGTTCAAAAAGCAATCGATCAAAAAGAAATCGTTTCTATTGCATATCAAGGTAATGTTGTCGATATCTGGGAACGTTTTTATGATGAAAATATCTACATTCAATTAGGATCTGATCAAACATCATTGCATAACCCGTGGTCTGGAGGGTATTATCCTGTAGGGCTAAGTTATGAAGAAGCCAATACTCTGATCAGCAATGACCCCGAAGCGTTCAAAAACAAAGTTCAGGAATCACTTCGCAGGCATGCTAATGCCATTAATAAACATACTGCAAGAGGTACCTATTTCTTTGATTATGGAAATGCATTCTTACTCGAGGCTTCACGTGCAGGAGCAGATATCATGGCCAAAAACGGTATTGATTTTAAATACCCTTCTTATGTACAGGATATTTTGGGACCTATGTGTTTTGATTATGGGTTTGGACCTTTTAGATGGGTATGTACCTCTGGGAAACCAGAAGACCTGGACACGACAGATCAGATTGCTCTAGAAGTGATGGAAGCTATCAAGAAAGTTTCTCCAAAAGAAATTCAACAGCAGATGCAGGATAATATTACCTGGATTAGAGAAGCCAAGCAAAATAAACTTGTGGTTGGTTCTCAAGCTCGTATTTTATATGCCGATGCCGAAGGAAGAATCAAAATTGCTGAGGCCTTTAACAAAGCAATTAAAAGTGGAAAAATCTCGGCTCCGGTAGTTCTGGGGAGAGATCACCACGATGTGAGTGGTACCGATTCTCCTTATCGTGAAACCAGTAATATTTATGACGGTAGTAAATTTACCGCAGATATGGCAATTCATAATGTGATCGGAGATAGTTTTAGAGGAGCTACCTGGGTATCTATCCATAATGGTGGTGGTGTTGGCTGGGGAGAAGTAATCAATGGTGGATTCGGGATGTTACTTGATGGAACTTCAGAAGCTTCAGAAAAACTGGAACGTATGCTATTTTATGATGTAAATAATGGAATCTCAAGAAGAAGTTGGGCTCGAAATGAAGAAGCAATGTTTGCTATAAAACGTGAAATGGAAAGAACTCCACAACTTAAAGTAACATTACCTAATTTGGTAGATGAAGAATTCTTAGAAGGTTTTATGTAA
- a CDS encoding N-formylglutamate amidohydrolase, translated as MNLFKITEAKTPIVPIIISVPHSGTKFPTAIKKQYKKRMRKHLDDTDWFVHRLYEFAPAMGITVIKANLSRWVIDLNRDPKSVPLYNDNRLITSNTPVTDFYGNKIYKSQEFEPDQTEIKRRLDTYYWPYYEQIKALIEDRKKQFGKVLLWDAHSIRHKVSTIQKDPFPDMILGNNDEETASPELITSALNGLKSGVFEVNHNSPFKGGHITRYFGNPENNIHTLQLEMNKILYMDDNEVTYNEDRAKEVQQVLQHTMERLIETLQQ; from the coding sequence GTGAATCTATTTAAGATTACAGAAGCCAAAACACCTATAGTTCCTATAATTATAAGTGTACCTCATTCGGGAACAAAGTTTCCTACAGCAATTAAAAAACAGTATAAAAAAAGAATGCGTAAGCACCTTGATGATACCGATTGGTTTGTACATCGACTGTATGAATTTGCACCGGCTATGGGAATCACTGTAATTAAGGCAAATCTAAGCCGATGGGTCATCGATCTTAATAGAGATCCCAAAAGTGTACCGTTATATAATGATAATCGATTAATTACAAGCAATACACCTGTTACAGATTTCTACGGCAATAAAATTTATAAATCTCAAGAATTCGAACCCGATCAAACGGAAATTAAAAGAAGGCTAGATACCTATTACTGGCCCTACTACGAGCAAATTAAGGCTCTGATAGAAGATAGAAAAAAGCAGTTTGGTAAGGTATTACTTTGGGATGCACATTCTATTCGTCATAAAGTAAGCACCATCCAAAAAGATCCTTTTCCCGATATGATTTTGGGGAATAACGATGAGGAAACTGCATCCCCAGAACTCATTACCTCTGCGTTAAACGGATTAAAATCTGGAGTTTTTGAAGTTAATCACAACTCCCCTTTTAAAGGAGGGCACATTACCCGTTACTTCGGAAATCCAGAGAATAATATTCATACGCTTCAGCTGGAAATGAATAAAATTTTATATATGGATGACAATGAAGTTACTTATAATGAAGATCGTGCAAAAGAGGTACAACAAGTATTACAACATACCATGGAGCGATTGATAGAGACGTTACAACAATAA
- the hutF gene encoding formimidoylglutamate deiminase: protein MKTYHFKGLLQNTGWEKHTGITVNNEGIITDISSFDPQHKSNEIIDGFAIPGFQNAHSHAFQYAMAGLAERHENTTSTPDDFWGWREAMYQLALTMNPEQMEAIATMLYTEMARHGYTNVAEFHYVHHDKNGAPYANLSEMGNSLISAAKNAGIGITLIPIFYQKGGFGQEPNDRQRRFISPTIDEYLTLLESSKAACKHYQHANIAIGIHSMRGVEPSDIAEIAKSGPQNIPFHIHVSEQLKEIDDSVKYLGKRPVEWLLDHVDMNDRFHLVHATHLTDHEIEGIAKSKANVVLCPSTEGNLGDGLFPLRKYQENGGKWSIGTDSHVGLNPLEELRILDYGQRLISHKRNTYSSHQQGDSGMYAIEMATKTGRKAMNNFTTDFFKVGEPLNACIIDASSPLLATTATKNLASTIVYATDSNMQLGTIAYGEMIVANQKHTKYQEIKEKFAKTINALKNR from the coding sequence ATGAAAACCTATCATTTTAAAGGATTATTACAAAATACTGGTTGGGAAAAACATACGGGGATTACGGTGAATAATGAAGGTATCATTACCGATATCTCTTCTTTTGACCCACAACATAAATCCAATGAAATTATTGATGGTTTTGCGATTCCCGGGTTTCAAAATGCGCACTCTCATGCCTTTCAATATGCAATGGCTGGTTTGGCCGAAAGACATGAAAACACGACTTCTACCCCAGATGATTTCTGGGGGTGGCGAGAAGCGATGTATCAATTGGCATTAACGATGAATCCTGAGCAAATGGAAGCTATAGCAACTATGCTTTATACAGAAATGGCTCGTCATGGATATACCAATGTAGCCGAGTTTCATTATGTACATCACGATAAAAACGGAGCTCCCTACGCTAACCTTTCAGAAATGGGAAATAGTCTTATTTCCGCAGCAAAAAATGCAGGTATTGGGATTACCTTAATTCCTATTTTTTATCAAAAAGGTGGTTTTGGACAAGAACCAAACGATAGACAGCGAAGGTTTATCTCCCCTACGATTGATGAATATCTAACATTATTAGAATCAAGTAAAGCAGCTTGTAAGCACTACCAGCACGCTAATATTGCAATTGGCATTCATTCTATGAGAGGGGTTGAACCGTCTGATATTGCCGAGATTGCAAAATCCGGGCCTCAGAATATTCCATTTCATATTCATGTTTCAGAACAACTAAAAGAGATCGATGATTCTGTAAAATATCTGGGAAAACGTCCCGTAGAATGGTTATTAGATCATGTAGATATGAATGACAGGTTTCACCTGGTACACGCAACACATCTAACAGATCACGAAATCGAGGGAATTGCAAAAAGCAAAGCTAATGTAGTACTTTGCCCCAGTACAGAAGGTAATTTGGGTGATGGATTATTTCCGTTAAGGAAATACCAGGAAAATGGTGGGAAATGGAGTATTGGTACCGATAGTCATGTAGGGCTTAATCCATTAGAAGAGTTACGCATTTTGGATTATGGGCAACGCTTAATTTCTCATAAAAGAAACACCTACTCTTCTCATCAACAAGGAGATTCTGGAATGTATGCAATAGAAATGGCAACAAAAACAGGAAGAAAAGCAATGAATAATTTTACTACAGATTTCTTTAAGGTCGGAGAACCGCTAAATGCCTGTATTATTGATGCTTCATCACCATTACTAGCAACTACTGCTACAAAAAACCTGGCATCGACTATAGTATATGCTACAGATTCAAACATGCAGTTAGGAACTATTGCTTATGGAGAAATGATTGTAGCAAACCAAAAGCATACAAAATACCAGGAGATAAAAGAAAAGTTTGCCAAAACCATTAATGCTTTAAAAAACAGGTAA
- the hutI gene encoding imidazolonepropionase, which yields MTTYTLIGPITQLIPLQKTGSKGAIKDQDLEIIENAGILIEDEKIHTIGVFSDLKEKAHALHAEIIELHTDHVCTPGFIDAHTHICFSGSRANDYAMRNAGRSYLEIAEAGGGIWDTVTQTRKAEQLTLTDGVIKRANTLLKRGITTAEVKSGYGLSVTEELKMLRAIKTANSSTAADLVSTCLAGHILPKDFDGDHKAYLEEMSTTLFPVLKEEQLTNRIDAFVEQGAFLPSDIYPYFEKAKQMGFDITVHADQFNTGGSEVAVKVGAISADHLEASTENEIQMLAQSNVISVALPGASIGLGCDFTPARKILDAGGALAIASDWNPGSAPMGDLLTQASILGTFQKLSNAEVLAGITCRAAAALNLDDRGRLVSGMLADFNLFETEHVHEIFYHQGKLVPSQVWKRGKLV from the coding sequence ATGACAACATATACATTAATAGGCCCGATCACGCAACTTATACCATTACAAAAAACAGGTAGTAAAGGCGCAATAAAAGATCAGGATCTCGAAATTATTGAGAACGCTGGTATTCTTATTGAAGATGAAAAAATTCACACCATTGGAGTTTTCTCTGATTTAAAAGAAAAGGCCCATGCATTACATGCAGAAATCATAGAATTGCATACCGATCACGTATGTACTCCCGGATTTATAGATGCTCATACGCATATCTGTTTTTCTGGATCCAGGGCCAATGATTATGCCATGCGAAATGCAGGAAGATCCTATTTAGAAATAGCCGAAGCCGGTGGAGGTATCTGGGATACTGTTACACAAACCAGAAAGGCAGAACAGCTAACACTTACCGACGGCGTTATAAAACGAGCGAATACCCTATTAAAAAGAGGAATCACAACTGCAGAAGTAAAAAGCGGATATGGACTGTCGGTTACAGAAGAGCTTAAAATGCTACGCGCCATAAAAACTGCAAATAGTAGTACAGCAGCAGATTTAGTCTCTACCTGTCTTGCCGGGCATATATTACCTAAGGATTTTGATGGAGATCATAAAGCATACCTCGAAGAGATGAGTACTACTCTTTTTCCTGTATTAAAAGAAGAACAGCTCACCAACCGAATCGATGCTTTTGTTGAGCAAGGAGCATTTCTCCCTTCTGATATCTATCCCTATTTTGAAAAAGCAAAACAGATGGGATTTGATATTACCGTGCATGCAGATCAGTTTAACACAGGAGGTAGCGAAGTAGCTGTAAAAGTAGGAGCTATTAGTGCAGATCATTTAGAAGCCAGTACCGAGAATGAAATACAAATGCTAGCTCAAAGTAATGTGATTTCGGTTGCACTACCCGGTGCTTCAATAGGATTAGGATGTGATTTTACTCCAGCCCGAAAAATTTTGGATGCCGGAGGAGCATTAGCTATTGCCAGTGACTGGAACCCTGGTTCGGCACCAATGGGTGATTTACTAACCCAGGCATCTATTCTGGGAACATTTCAAAAACTAAGTAATGCCGAAGTTCTTGCCGGAATTACCTGTAGAGCAGCAGCAGCACTTAACCTAGACGATAGAGGAAGATTGGTTTCTGGAATGCTTGCAGATTTTAACCTGTTTGAAACAGAGCATGTACACGAAATCTTTTATCACCAGGGAAAACTTGTTCCTTCCCAGGTATGGAAACGTGGAAAGTTAGTATAA
- a CDS encoding HutD family protein: MEITVITADTFKTNTWSGGTTTQFFMHPPTANYKELNFDFRLSMATVAIEKSVFTSLPGVSRTLLVLDGEITLQHKNQHTKQLSKLDSDTFEGGWKTSSIGVCTDFNLMTTGNTVGTLDACNVIQNENISYPIQNKRDWVFLYTYSGEVSVNINDKAYAVSQSDVLMVHQPIATTIRINAIKDSTLVFSEITTNH, from the coding sequence ATGGAAATTACTGTCATAACAGCTGATACATTTAAAACCAATACCTGGTCGGGAGGTACAACCACGCAATTTTTTATGCATCCCCCAACGGCAAATTACAAGGAGTTAAATTTTGATTTCAGGTTAAGTATGGCAACTGTTGCAATAGAAAAATCTGTTTTTACTTCGCTTCCCGGGGTATCGAGAACATTATTGGTTTTGGACGGAGAAATAACATTACAGCACAAAAACCAGCATACTAAACAGCTTTCTAAATTAGATAGTGATACATTTGAAGGAGGTTGGAAAACATCTTCTATAGGAGTATGTACAGATTTTAATCTCATGACCACAGGTAACACGGTTGGTACACTAGATGCCTGTAATGTTATCCAAAATGAGAATATCTCATACCCTATTCAAAATAAGCGAGATTGGGTGTTTCTCTATACCTATTCTGGAGAAGTTAGCGTTAATATCAATGATAAAGCATATGCAGTTAGTCAATCTGATGTATTGATGGTACACCAACCAATAGCAACGACTATTCGTATTAATGCCATAAAAGATAGTACCTTAGTTTTTTCTGAAATAACAACTAATCATTAA